The genomic segment AACATGCCCAGCACAGCGAAGGCCAGCGGATGGGACAGGAACTCGGACACGCCCATCAGTTGCGTTCCAGTAGTGCTGGCCTGCCATGCGCGGCACACGAACCAGAAACCTGCCACGAAGATGCCCATCACGATCACCGATGCAGGGGCATAGCGGGCGGAAACCCGACCCTTGAGCAGGGCATTGATCGAAACGGAACCGGCAGCCACGCCGATGGAGAACATCACCAGGAACAGGCTGGCCACTTCCTTGGTCGCCAGCAGCACGTTCTTGGCCAGCGGTGGGAACTGGATGAACAGCACCGCCCCGATGGTCCAGAAGAAGCTGATCGCCATGATCGCCAGGAACACTTCGCGTTCGTGCATGGTGTTGCGGATGAGATCGATCGAGGACCGGATCACGTTTCTGTCGATCGGCTGCTTCTCGCCAACAGGTTCGGCGGAGGGCACTTGGCGGCTGGTGAAATAGCCGACAATTGCCGTGAAGACCACGACCGCCGCTGCCCACTCGACCGGAATCCAGCCTGCCAGAATCGTACCGAACAGGATCGCGATATATGTGCCCGCCTCGACGAGGCCGGTGCCGGCCAGCACTTCATGCTTTTCGAGGTGTTGTGGCAGGATCGCGTATTTGATCGGGCCGAAGAAGGTCGAATGGATGCCCATCGCGAACAGGGCAGCCAGCATAAGCGGGATCGCCAGCGTGTGGGTCATGAAACCATGCCATGCCAGTACAAGCCCGGCCGCGCCGCACAGCATGATGAAGATTTCCGCCATCTTCACCGCGCGGATGATCCGCGCCTTGTCGCGCATATCGGCAAGCTGGCCGGAAAGCGCTGACAGGAGGAAGAAGGGCAGGATGAACAGGCCCGAGGCGATCGCGCTGAACTGCGCTTCGGCCGCTTCGGAATTATAGACGCTGTAAACGACAAACAGCACCATGGCGTTCTTGAACAGATTGTCGTTGAACGCGTTCAGGAGCTGAGTGACGAAAAGCGGCAGAAAGCGCCTTTGCCTCAGCAGATGCGTTGTCGTGGTCATTCAGCCCCGGCGAGCAGCCTCTCGTTGCAACGGACCTCTAGCGGCATAGGCAGGGGGGACAAGGGGCAATCGGCATTTTCGCACAAGACGGGCCTGCTCGCGCCTCTGGCACAACGGCATCGCAGGCCCTAAAGGGGCATACGTCATGCTCACTCTGCCCAACATCCTGACCCTGTCGCGCATCGTGGCGCTACCCCTGCTGGCGTTCCTTCTGTGGTGGCCGGGATGGGCGACGGGCTATGGCCTTGCCTTCGTTCTCTACTGCCTGATGGGCATCACGGACTATTTCGACGGCTATCTCGCCCGTTCCAGCGGCACGGTCTCCAAGCTGGGCATCTTCCTCGATCCCATCGCGGACAAGATCATGGTGGCGGTGGTCATCCTCGTGCTTACCGCTCAGGGTGGGCTGCGGGGGCAGGTTCTGGGCGATTTTCACGTGATCGCCGGGCTGATCATCCTCGTGCGCGAGATTGCGGTTTCTGGCCTGCGTGAGTTTCTGGGCGGGCTGCAGGTCTCCGTCCCGGTCTCCAAGCTCGCCAAGTGGAAGACGACCTTCCAGCTCGTGGCGCTTGGCGCGCTGATCCTTGCGGGAGCGCTGCCCGGCCAGCCTTGGATTCACCTCGTTGGTCTTGCCAGCCTGTGGGGCGCGGCGATCCTGACGGTAATTACCGGCTGGGATTATCTGCGCGTTGGCATCAAGCACATGGACTGAGCGGCTGGCGCTCGTCGCGCTCAGCCCTCGCGTTCGTTTTCCCGGCTCTCGATCTTGCGCGAGATGCGGCGCGTGTCGTCGAGGGAGCGGGTGGCGAGACGCGTTTCCAGCAGGAAGGACAGCAGCCCGCCGAACACCATCGCCATGGCCGCGATCCAGCAGAGCGCTACATAGGTGCCCATCGGCGGCTTCACGAAGGCGCTGACGAACATCAGCGTGACCACCAGACAGATCAGCAGCGCGGCGGCAGTGCAGAAATTGATCGAGATATGCGAGAATTTGCGCCGCTTGCGCAGCACGGGAAGCTGGCCGATCTCCTCGTCGGGAATACCGTCTTCCTCGCGCTGTTCCAGCATGTGGACCCGCTCGACGATCCAGGTCAGCCGCTGGTTCATCACGTTGAGATAGGCGCCGATGGCGGCGAGCAGGAAGGCCGGGGTAAGCGAAAGCTGCACCATTTCCTGCACGCGCGCGGTGCTGGATGTGCGGGCGAGCAATTCGCCGGCAAGGGTGGCAGAGGTCAGATAGAGTTCCACGCCCGCTACCTAGCCCTGCGCCCTGCCGCGTTCAACTGAACCCGGCAGGGCTGACTGACGGATCAGGACGCCGGGGCGTATTCCGGCTGCAATTCGAACGCCGCGCCGGTTTCCACCAGCGTCTTGAGGCGGGAAAGGGTTTCCGGCCAGCCGCCGGTTACCTGCCGGCTGGTGGCTGTGTCGCCGCCGAAATCGTCATGCGTCAGCACCAGTTTGCATGCCTCGCCGGCCAGCTGGACGATCTCCCAGGTCACGCGCGAAGGCTTGTCCGCCGCCACTTCGGGCGACCAGCTGGCGTGGAAGGTCATCACGAGGCGGGAAGGGGGAACCAGTTCCAGGATTTCCCCTGCGATCACCACCCGGTCTGCCATGAGGAATTCGATGGACCCACCCACGCGCCATTGGGTGCGCGAAGCCATGTTGAAGTGCTGGTAGAGCGGGGTCTTCTCGTCGTCGGTCAGGATGTCCCAGACGGATTGGGCCGTGGCGCGGATGTAGATTTCATAGACGTGGGTAGGGCCGTTCATGTCCTTGTCCTTTGTTTCCGCCTGTCGCTTGAGCGCGGTCATCGTGTCCAGAAAGGGCTCGGCATAACGCGAGATCCATCGCTTCCCGACCTGACGGATGGGGACGGGATTGAGGTAATGCAGCTTTTCGCGCCCCACCTTTCGGGTGGTGACCAGCCCGGCTTCTTCCAGAATTCTGAGATGTTTCATCACCGCGAAGCGGGTGACCGGCAGCAGCCGCTCAAGCTCGCCCAGCGTCTGGCCGTCACGTTCGAACAGGCTGTCCAGCAAGGTGCGCCTGCTGGGATGGGCCAAAGCGTCGAACACGGCGTCCATGCATCGCTTGATATGTGACCTTATGGTCACCTGTCAAGCGAGTGGCTAACCGGCGCGCAGTTCCTCGGCCAGCAGGCGGAATTCGTCGGAACGGGGGGAATTGCGGCGCCACACCAGCGCGATCTCGCGGCTGGCATTGACCGACTTGAGCGGCCGGGCGACTACGTGAGTGCCGTGCAGGATGCTGGCCTGAATGGCCATTTCGGGCACGATAGTGATGCCAAGGCCGTTATCGACCATCTGCACCAGCGTATGGAGCGATGTGCCGATCATGGTCGCGCTGGCGCGCAGTTCCGGGCGGTTACAGGCCGCCAGCGCATGTTCCTTCAGGCAGTGCCCGTCTTCCAGCAGTAGCAGGCGTCCTTCGTCGATCAGCGAAGGCGGCACTTCCGCCGGGGGATCGCGCGGATCGTTTTCCGGGAAGGCTGCATAGAGCCGGTCCTGCCCGAGCGATTCGATTTCTACTTCACCGGTGGCGAATGGCAGGGCGAGCAGCACACAGTCGGCCCGGCCATGGTGGAGCGATTCGATGGCTGCGCCGCTCGGCTCCTCGCGCAGGAACAGCTTCAGCTGCGGGCGTTCCTTGCGCAGGCGCGGCAGGATGCGCGGCAGCAGGAAGGGGGCGATGGTGGGGATCACGCTCATGCGCAATTCGCCGGCCAGCGGCTTTCCGGCGGACTGGACCAGATCGGCCAGTTCCTCGGCCTCGCGCAGCAGGCGGTGCGCCTTTTCGACTACCGCATTGCCCAGCGGAGTGAAGCGCACCACGCGGCGGCTGCGTTCCACCAGCGTTACGCCGAGCAGTGATTCCAGTTCGCGAATGCCTGCCGAAAGAGTGGACTGGGAAACGAAACAACTATCCGCCGCGCGCCCGAAATGGGCATGTTCATGCAGCGCGACCAGATATTGCAGCTGCTTGATGGTGGGCAGATAGGTGCTCATCCTAGTCCTTTATCACTCCGCCGCGACCTCCACGGTCACCACTTCTTCAACGCGCGTCATCTTGAGGCGGCCCTTTTCCACGGCGAAGGCCAGGCGGCCTTCCACCAGTTCAAGGGCATCGCGTCCGAAAATCTCGAAGCGCCAGCCTTCCAGGATCGGCAGGTCGCGCAGACCGGCGGCCAGCGATTCCAGCTCGTCCGAGCGGGTCAGCAGACGTGCGGCCACGTCAATCTCGCGAGCGCGGATTTTCAGGAGCAGCTTGAGCAGGTCGGCCACAAGGGCGCCTTCCTTGCCGAGTGGCGCGCCGCGCTGGGGCTTCTCAGGCATTTCGTCGGAAGGCAGCGCCTCTGCATTCTTGAGGATGCGCATCAGGCGCTTGCCGATTTCATTCTCGCGCCACGCGCCGGAAAGGCCGCGCACCTTGGCGAGGTCTTCCTGCGACTTGGGCGGATGGCTGGCGAGATCGGCCAGAGTTTCGTCGCGCATGATGCGGCCTCGCGGAATGTTCTTGTCCTGCGCTTCGATCTCGCGCCAGGCGGCCAAGTCTTTCAGGCGACCCAGCACCACCGGATTGCGGGAAGGTGCGCGGATGCGGCGCCAGAGCTGGCCGGGATCGTTGCGGTAATTTTCCGGATCGGCGAGCTTCTCCATCTCGGCATCGAGCCATGCGCCCCGGCCGGTCTTGATCAGCTTTTTGAGGATCTTGGGGAAAATCCGCGAGAGGAACGTCACGTCGCCGATGGCATATTCGATCTGCCGTTCGGTCAGCGGGCGGCGGCTCCAGTCAGTGAAGCGGGCGCCCTTGTCGATCTGCGTGCCCAGCCATGCTTCCACCAGATTGGCATAGCCGATCTGTTCGGACTGGCTGATGGCCATCATCGCGATCTGCGTGTCGAAGATGGGATGCGGGGTCTTGCCGGTGAGGTTGTAGATGATTTCCACATCCTGGCTGCCGGCGTGGAATACCTTCAGGACTTCCTCATTTTCGGTGAGGAGTTCCAGTAGCGGGCCAAGGTCGATACCGGGCGCCATCGGGTCGATGGCGGCAGCTTCCTTGTCATCGGCGATCTGCACCAGGCACAATTCCGGCCAATAGGTGTTCTCGCGCATGAATTCGGTGTCGACGGTGACGAAATCGGCAGTCGCGAAGCGGGCGCAAAGGGCGGCCAGTTCCTCGCTCGTCGTGATAAGGTCGTGTATCTTCATTGCGACATTTCTTTGCGGGCGCCTTGCGGATGGCCCTTGGTGGTGGCCCCGGCTGGGGCCTGCGGCTTGACAAAATGGCGGCCTTCGCCTCAAGGGCCAGCCCGGCTGGCTGACCCTCGGGCCGCGGCTTCCCCCTGCCTTATTGATGGCCGAATGGAAAGAGATTCGATGCACCTTTATCGCACTCACACCTGTGCAGCGCTCTCCGGCGCGAATGTCGGCGAGACTGTGCGCCTGTCTGGCTGGGTGCATCGCAAGCGCGATCACGGCGGCGTGCTGTTCGTCGATCTGCGCGACCATTACGGCATTACCCAGATCGTGGCCGATGAAGACAGCCCGGCTCTGGCAGTGCTGGATGGCCTGCGTCTGGAAAGCGTCGTCACCATCGATGGCGAAGTGAAGGCCCGCAGTGCGGGCACCGTGAATTCGAACCTTTCGACCGGCGAGATCGAAGTATTCGCGCGCGGCGTTACGGTGCAGAGCCGCGCCGAAGAACTGCCGATGCCGGTGGCCGGGGAGCAGGAATATCCCGAGGATATCCGCCTGCGCTATCGCTTCCTCGACCTGCGTCGCGACACGTTGCACGCCAATATCGTGAAGCGCACGAAGATCATTTCCGACATGCGCCGCAAGATGGAAAATATCGGCTTCACCGAATATGCGACGCCGATCCTGACGGCCTCCTCGCCCGAAGGCGCGCGTGACTTCCTCGTGCCCAGCCGTATCCATACCGGCAAGTTCTACGCGCTGCCGCAGGCACCGCAGCAGTACAAGCAGCTGCTGATGGTGGCGGGCTTTGACCGTTACTTCCAGATCGCGCCCTGCTTCCGCGACGAAGATCCGCGCGCAGACCGTCTGCCGGGCGAATTCTACCAGCTCGACCTCGAAATGAGCTTCGTCACGCAGGAAGAAATCTGGGAAACGATGGAGCCGGTGCTCCAGAGCGTGTTCGCCGATTTCGCCGAAGGCAAGCCGGTCACCCCGGCCGGTGAGTTCCGCCGCATTCCGCACGCCCAGTCGATGCTGGATTACGGTTCGGACAAGCCCGATCTGCGCAATCCGCTGATCATCAAGGACGTGACCGAACACTTCGTGGAATCCGGCTTCGGCATCTTTGCCGGCATCGTTAGCAATGGCGGCGTGATCCGCGCGATCCCGGCGCCGGGCGCAGGTGCAGGCAGCCGCAAGTTCTTCGACGACATGAATAACTGGGCACGCGGCGAAGGCTTCTCCGGCCTTGGCTACATCAACATCAAGGATGGCGTCCCCGGCGGCCCGATCGCCAAGAACCATGGCGAGGAAAAGACCGCTGCGTTGATCGAGGCGCTCGGCCTTGGCCCGAACGATGGCGTGTTCTTCGCCGCCGGCAAGGAAGAGCAGGCGGCCAAGCTGGCCGGTCTGGCCCGTATCCGCACTGGCGAACAGCTGGACCTGATCGACAAGGACCGCTTCGAACTGTGCTGGATCGTCGACTTCCCGTTCTACGAATGGGACGAAGACAACAAGAAGGTCGATTTCGCGCACAACCCGTTCTCGATGCCGCAGGGCGGGATGGACGCGCTGGAAAATCAGGACCCGCTGACCATCAAGGCCTATCAGTACGACCTCGTCTGCAATGGCTATGAAATCGCGTCCGGCTCGATCCGTAACCAGTCGCCTGAACTGATGGTCAAGGCCTTCGAAATGGTGGGCCTGACCAAGCAGGACGTGGAAGATCGCTTCGGCGGCCTTTACCGCGCATTCCAGTATGGCGCCCCGCCGCACGGCGGCATGGCTGCCGGTGTGGACCGTATCGTGATGCTGCTCTGCGGCGCGCAGAACCTGCGCGAAGTGGCGCTGTTCCCGATGAACCAGCGCGCGGAAGATCTGCTGATGGGCGCGCCGACCCCGGCTGAGCCGAAGCAGCTTCGCGAACTGGGCGTGCGCATTGTGGAGCAGCCCAAGCAGTGATAGCCCTCCGTTCCTGACGGAGCGGAGGAGGTTGCGTTGCGGATCAAGGCGTTGCCCGGGATGTTTGCGCCCGCAAGCGGCGACGGGCCGTGGCCTACACGCTGACCGACGATGACCGGACGCTGGGCGAAGCCCTGCGCCGGATCGCGGGCGAGCAGATTCGCGAAGCTCTGGACGCTGTAGAAGACGGTCATCCCGCCAAGGCGGTTCACGAGGTCAGGCGCCGCACCAAGACGCTGCGTGGCCTGATCCGTCTGATGCGCACCGGCTTTGACGAATTCGCCGATGCCGATGGGGCGATCCGCGCCATTGCCCATCCCTTGTCCGACGTGCGCGATGCCAAGGTGATGCTCGATACGCTGGAGGTATTGGCGGATCAGGCGGCGGGCAAGGCCGCGCGGCATATGCTCAAGCGTATCCACAGCCATCTGGCTTCGGAGCGGGAGGCCGAGCGGGAGGCAGAGCGGGTGGACGATCTGCTCCGCAAGTCGCGCGACCGGCTGCGCGCACTGGCCTCGCGCGCGGAATTCTGGTCCGTCGATGGCGAGGGCTGGCGCGTGGTCGGCGAAGGCGCGGCCATCACCTATGGCCACATGCTGAAAGACGGCGCGCGCGCCCTGTCCAGAGGCAGGCCGAAGGACTTCCACGAACTGCGCAAGCATGTCCGCTATCACTGGTGCCATGCCCGCCTTCTGGGCGGCCTGTGGCCCGAGGCGATGGAGGCACGGGCGATGGTGGCGGACGATCTGGCCCATACGCTGGGCCATCATCACGATCTGGCAGTGCTGACTGCCCGGCTGGTGAGGGACGGCATCCATTTCGGCACGGGCGAGGAGCTTGCACCGGTCTTCGCACTGGCGGAGCGGGAAAGTGCCGCCCTGGAAAGCCGGGCAAGGCTGTTGTGCGGAAGGTTGCTGGCAGAGAGCGGCGAGGCCTTCACAGAGCGCTGGCACGCCCTGTGGAAGGCATGGGAGGCGACACGCAGCTAGCGCGCCGCCCCGGCCGGATCAGGCGAGTTCTGCCAGAGAAGCGGGATCGAACCCCAACAGGTGATCGAAGTCGCCGGTTTCGACCTTGGCCGTCCAGCGCGCGTCGGTAAGCAACGCGCGACCGACCGCGATCAGGTCGAACTCGTCACGCTCCATACGTTCGACAAGCTTGTCGAGCGGCGAGACTTCCGAACCCTGACCGGCAAAGGCGCCGAAGAACTCGCCAGAAAGGCCGACCGATCCGACGCTGATGGTCGGAACGCCGGTGATCTTCTTGGCCCAGCCGGCGAAGTTGAGACCGTTCTCGCCGTCGATTTCGGGGAATTCCGGTTCCCAGAACCGACGCTGCGAACAGTGGAGAATATCGGCCCCGGCGCTAACCAGCGGGGCGAGCCAGGCCTCCATTTCCTTGGGATCATTGGCGAGGCGGGCGGTGTAATCCTGCTGCTTCCACTGGCTGAGGCGCAGGATTACCGGAAACTCAGGGCTGACCGCCGCGCGGATCGCGGCCACGACTTCCGCCGCGAAGCGGGAGCGTTCGGCAATGCTCGCCCCGCCGAAGCGGTCGGTGCGTTCATTGGTGCCGGACCAGAAGAATTCGTCGATCAGATAGCCATGGGCGCCGTGAATCTCGACCGTATCGAAGCCTAGCCGTTCCGCATCGGCGGCGGCCTTGGCAAAGGCCGCGACCGTGTCGGCAATGTCTTCCTCACTCATGGCCACGCCGCGCGGTTTGCCCGGGGCGAGCAGGCCGGAAGGGCTTTCCACCGGGCTGGACGGTTCCCAGCCGCTGCCGGTCATCGTCGAACCGGTGTGCCAGATTTGCGGGCCCATCTTGCCGCCGGCCTCGTGAACCGCGTCAATCACGCCTTTCCAGCCGGCCAGAGCTTCTTCGCCGTGGAAAAAGGGAATGCCCGGATCGTTGCGCGAGGCCGGACGGTCGATCACCGTGCCTTCAGACAGGATCAGGCCCACGCTGCCTTCCGCGCGGCGCCGGTAATATTCGGCATTGGCCTTGCCGGGAATGCCTTCCGGTGCCTTGGTCCGCGTCATCGGTGCCATCACGATGCGGTTCTTCATTTCCAGCGATTTGAAGCGGAAAGGGCGGAAAAGTGCGGCGGTGGAAGGGGTGGGGGTGGTCATGGGGGGAAGGCTCCGAAGAGTTGAGGTGCGCATCGTAGGTATGGCGCGAAACGGGGCGTTCAAGGTGGGCGATGCGGCAAGCATTGGTTTGGCCCCGTGAAGCAGGGATTGCGGGTTTCCCCCCTTCCGTTGCGGCAGGTTGGCCCATGGCACTTGCCAGCGCGCGCGGGCTTCTTTAGGGGCGAAGGCCGAGAGATTAACGTTCCTTTGAGAGGGATTTCCATGAGCGATACCGCCGAACGCGTGAAGAAGATCGTTGTCGAACACCTTGGTGTCGAAGCCGACAAGGTCACGCCCGATGCCAGCTTCATCGACGATCTGGGTGCAGACAGCCTCGACATCGTCGAGCTGGTGATGGCGTTCGAAGAAGAATTCGGCGTCGAAATCCCCGACGATGCGGCCGAGAAGATCGCAACCGTCGGTGATGCCAACAAGTACATCGAAGATCACAAGGGCTGATCGCCCTTACGCCCCTTAGCGTATGGTCCCGCCGGACGTGACGGGGATGGAAGGCTCAGCCGTTAGATGGCTGGGCCTTTCGTGACTTTGGAGAGTGATATGCGTCGTGTGGTCGTAACCGGTCTTGGGCTTGTCACCCCCTTGGGTGCCGATGTCGAGACCACCTGGTCCAACATCCTTGCCGGCAAGAGCGGGGCGGGCCCCATTACAAAGTTCGATGCTTCGGATCAGAAGTGTCGGATCGCCTGTGAAGTGAAGCCGGCCGATCATCCCTGGGGCTTCGATGCGGACAAGCGCGTCGATCACAAGATCCAGCGCCAGGTCGATCCGTTCATCGTGTTCGGCATCGATGCTGCCGGTCAGGCCATCGAAGACGCCGGCCTTACCGATATGGACGAAGCGACGCGCCTGCGTGCTGGCTGCTCCATCGGTTCGGGCATTGGTGGCCTTCCGGGGATCGAGAAGGAATCGATCGTCCTTTATGAAAAGGGGCCGAGCCGCGTTTCGCCGCACTTCGTGCATGGCCGCCTGATCAACCTGATCTCCGGTCAGGTCTCGATCAAATACGGCCTGATGGGTCCGAACCATGCGGTCGTAACGGCTTGCTCCACCGGCGCACACTCGATCGGTGACGCGGCGCGCATGATCAAGGACGGCGATGCCGACATCATGCTGGCGGGCGGTGCGGAAAGCACGGTGTGCCCGATCGGTATTGCCGGTTTCGCACAGGCACGTGCCCTCTCCACCAATTTCAACGACCAGCCCGAGAAGGCCAGCCGTCCTTACGACAAGGATCGCGATGGCTTCGTGATGGGCGAGGGCGCTGGTGTGGTGGTGCTCGAGGAATATGAGCATGCCAAGGCGCGCGGCGCGAAGATCTATGCCGAAGTGGTCGGCTATGGCCTGTCGGGCGATGCCTATCACGTCACGGCGCCGCATCCGGAAGGTTCCGGCGCGTTCCGCTCCATGGAAATGGCGCTGCGCAAGGCCGGAATGACGCCGGACGACATCGACTATATCAACGCCCACGGCACTTCGACCCCGATGGGAGACGAGTTGGAACTGGGCGCTGTGCGCCGCCTGTTCGGCGATGCGATGAGCCATGTCTCGATGAGCTCGACCAAGTCCGCCATCGGCCACCTTCTGGGTGGCGCAGGTGCCGTTGAGAGCATCTTCTGTATCCTGGCTCTGCGCGATCAGATCGTGCCCCCCACGCTCAACCTGGATAATCCGTCGGAGAGCTGCGAGGGCGTGGATCTGGTGCCCTACACGGCCAAGAAGCGCCCCGTACGCGCGGTGCTGAACAACAGCTTCGGCTTCGGCGGCACCAATGCCAGCCTGGTGTTGAAGCAGGTCGACTGACGCATGGCGCGGCGCCGCCGCAACCCGCTGATGAAACCGCTTGCGGTTATAGGGCTGGTGCTGGCGGCGGCGCTGGCCGTGTTCGGCTGGGGCTGGTTCGGCCCCGGACCGCTGGAGAAGGACACCAGCTTCGTGGTGCCTTCCGGCGCCTCGCTATATGGCGTGGCCAATCGGCTGGAAGAGGAAGGCGCGATTTCCTCGGCCGACGCTTTCCGGCTGCGCGCGAAATTCTTCGCCAGCGATGAGCCGATCAAGGCTGGCGAATTCCTGATTCCTGCCGGTGCAAGCGCACGCCAGATCATGGCGACCTTGCAGAGCGGGGATGTCATTCGCCGGATGGTCACCATCCCGGAAGGGATGCCCTCGATCCTGGTCTATGAAAGGCTGATGGGTGAGAAGCTCCTCACCGGCAGCATCCCCGTGCCTCCGGAAGGGTCGGTCTTGCCCGACAGCTATGATTTCGCACGCGGAGAAAGCCGCGCCGCCGTGCTGCAGCGGATGCAGGCGGCCATGGCCAAGGAACTGGCTGCGGCTTGGGACAAGCGCTCACCGCGCACCGTGGCCAAGAGTCCCCGTGAGGCGTTGGTCCTTGCTTCCATCGTGGAAAAGGAAACCGGCGTCGCCTCCGAACGCAAGATGGTGGCGGGCCTCTATTCCAACCGCGTGCGTACCGGCATGCTGCTGCAGGCAGATCCCACGATCATTTACCCGATAACCAAGGGCAAGCCGCTCGGCCGCCGTATCCGCCAGTCGGAAATCGCGGCGGTGAACGACTACAACACCTACACCATGGTGGGCCTGCCAAAGGGGCCAATTACCAATCCCGGCCGCGAATCGATTGAGGCAGTGCTTGCACCGGCCCAGACAAGTGCGCTTTATATGGTGGCGGACGGGAAGGGCGGCCACGTCTTTGCCGATACGCTGGAACAGCACAACGCCAATGTCGCCCGCTGGTTTGCCCTGCGTCGCCAGCGCGGCGAAATAGAGTGACGCTGCGGGCCGTAAAAGGAAACAGTGGCATGTTCGATCGCATTGTCGGCGCCGCACTTGTAACATCGGCACTTCTGGCATTTCCGGCGCAAGTGTCAGCGCAAGGTTTGTCGACTCAAGGTGATTCGGCCGACTATGCCAAGGCGCTAACCTGTGAGGCATTCTATGTCCTGTTGAGCCAGGATGCCGAAGGTCAGGACGACGGCAATGCAGAGATTGATGCCTATCTCGCGCAAACCTGGCACGATTACATCGCCAGCACCTATCCCGATGGCTTCAACGAGCGGCATGACGCCGAATTCGACAAGGTGGCCGATGATCTGGCCAGCACGCTGAATGCCATGGATGATTCGAGCTTCAATGACGCCCTCGAGCAGATCCTGACCACATGCGAAAAATCGGAATCTGATCCGGCCTTTCCAGGCTGATACCGGCTGAGGGGCTTCCCTGATGGGAACTGCGCCGCTGCTGATTACCGCCGAATTGCCGGGCGACGTGTTGGCTTGGGCCGATACCTTGCGGCGCGCGCATTATCCGCCTGAGCGCAATCGCCTGCGGGCTCATGTC from the Erythrobacter sp. SG61-1L genome contains:
- a CDS encoding NADH:flavin oxidoreductase, with the protein product MTTPTPSTAALFRPFRFKSLEMKNRIVMAPMTRTKAPEGIPGKANAEYYRRRAEGSVGLILSEGTVIDRPASRNDPGIPFFHGEEALAGWKGVIDAVHEAGGKMGPQIWHTGSTMTGSGWEPSSPVESPSGLLAPGKPRGVAMSEEDIADTVAAFAKAAADAERLGFDTVEIHGAHGYLIDEFFWSGTNERTDRFGGASIAERSRFAAEVVAAIRAAVSPEFPVILRLSQWKQQDYTARLANDPKEMEAWLAPLVSAGADILHCSQRRFWEPEFPEIDGENGLNFAGWAKKITGVPTISVGSVGLSGEFFGAFAGQGSEVSPLDKLVERMERDEFDLIAVGRALLTDARWTAKVETGDFDHLLGFDPASLAELA
- a CDS encoding acyl carrier protein, producing MSDTAERVKKIVVEHLGVEADKVTPDASFIDDLGADSLDIVELVMAFEEEFGVEIPDDAAEKIATVGDANKYIEDHKG
- the fabF gene encoding beta-ketoacyl-ACP synthase II, producing the protein MRRVVVTGLGLVTPLGADVETTWSNILAGKSGAGPITKFDASDQKCRIACEVKPADHPWGFDADKRVDHKIQRQVDPFIVFGIDAAGQAIEDAGLTDMDEATRLRAGCSIGSGIGGLPGIEKESIVLYEKGPSRVSPHFVHGRLINLISGQVSIKYGLMGPNHAVVTACSTGAHSIGDAARMIKDGDADIMLAGGAESTVCPIGIAGFAQARALSTNFNDQPEKASRPYDKDRDGFVMGEGAGVVVLEEYEHAKARGAKIYAEVVGYGLSGDAYHVTAPHPEGSGAFRSMEMALRKAGMTPDDIDYINAHGTSTPMGDELELGAVRRLFGDAMSHVSMSSTKSAIGHLLGGAGAVESIFCILALRDQIVPPTLNLDNPSESCEGVDLVPYTAKKRPVRAVLNNSFGFGGTNASLVLKQVD
- the mltG gene encoding endolytic transglycosylase MltG; translation: MARRRRNPLMKPLAVIGLVLAAALAVFGWGWFGPGPLEKDTSFVVPSGASLYGVANRLEEEGAISSADAFRLRAKFFASDEPIKAGEFLIPAGASARQIMATLQSGDVIRRMVTIPEGMPSILVYERLMGEKLLTGSIPVPPEGSVLPDSYDFARGESRAAVLQRMQAAMAKELAAAWDKRSPRTVAKSPREALVLASIVEKETGVASERKMVAGLYSNRVRTGMLLQADPTIIYPITKGKPLGRRIRQSEIAAVNDYNTYTMVGLPKGPITNPGRESIEAVLAPAQTSALYMVADGKGGHVFADTLEQHNANVARWFALRRQRGEIE